Proteins co-encoded in one Streptomyces sp. NBC_00091 genomic window:
- a CDS encoding NAD(P)-dependent oxidoreductase — protein MRVLVTGGAGFIGSHIVTALRRHGHDPVVLDALLPAAHATPPPLPETGFLHGDVRDPDTVRAALRGVDAVCHQAAMVGLGKDFADAPRYVAANDLGTAVLLAEMAAAGVRGLVLAGSMVVYGEGRYECPRHGVVRPGPRPEADLAAGRFEPHCPSCGAELTPGLVAEDAPADPRNVYATTKLAQEHLAAAWARAVAGRAVSLRYHNVYGPGMPRDTPYAGVASFFRSALARGEAPRVFEDGRQRRDFVHVRDVAEANVVALEALGALPRGVCTPYNTGSGDPRTIGEMAAALAAAHGGPAPVVTGEFRLGDVRHITADSRRLREDLGWRPGVDFAAGMTEFAHAPLRQPS, from the coding sequence ATGCGCGTACTCGTCACCGGAGGGGCCGGTTTCATCGGCTCCCACATCGTCACCGCACTGCGCCGGCACGGCCACGACCCGGTCGTCCTCGACGCCCTGCTCCCCGCCGCCCACGCGACCCCGCCGCCGTTGCCGGAGACCGGCTTCCTGCACGGGGACGTACGGGACCCCGACACCGTGCGGGCGGCCCTGCGCGGGGTGGACGCCGTCTGCCACCAGGCCGCGATGGTCGGGCTCGGCAAGGACTTCGCCGACGCGCCGCGGTACGTCGCCGCCAATGACCTGGGGACGGCGGTGCTGCTCGCGGAGATGGCCGCGGCGGGGGTGCGGGGGCTGGTCCTGGCCGGGTCGATGGTGGTCTACGGGGAGGGCCGGTACGAGTGCCCGCGCCACGGGGTGGTCCGCCCCGGGCCGCGCCCCGAGGCCGACCTGGCGGCGGGGCGCTTCGAACCGCACTGCCCCTCCTGCGGGGCGGAGCTCACCCCCGGGCTGGTGGCCGAGGACGCCCCGGCCGACCCGCGGAACGTCTACGCGACGACGAAGCTGGCCCAGGAGCACCTGGCCGCCGCGTGGGCCCGGGCGGTGGCGGGCCGGGCGGTGTCGCTGCGCTACCACAACGTGTACGGGCCCGGAATGCCGCGCGACACCCCGTACGCGGGGGTGGCCTCCTTCTTCCGCTCCGCGCTGGCCCGGGGCGAGGCCCCCCGGGTCTTCGAGGACGGGCGGCAGCGGCGGGACTTCGTCCACGTCCGGGACGTGGCGGAGGCCAATGTGGTCGCCCTGGAGGCCTTGGGCGCGCTCCCGCGCGGCGTCTGCACCCCGTACAACACGGGCAGCGGCGACCCCCGCACGATCGGCGAGATGGCCGCGGCCCTCGCCGCCGCGCACGGCGGCCCCGCGCCTGTCGTCACCGGGGAGTTCCGGCTGGGCGACGTCCGCCACATCACGGCCGACTCGCGGCGCCTGCGGGAGGATCTCGGCTGGCGGCCGGGCGTCGACTTCGCGGCGGGGATGACGGAGTTCGCCCACGCCCCGCTGCGGCAGCCTTCTTGA
- a CDS encoding DUF805 domain-containing protein codes for MHYYVDVIKRYADFSGRARRQEYWMFVLCSIPIMAVLIAVDFGLGSYPVVFYIYNLAVFLPTLGLSVRRLHDTGRSGWWYLVSLIPFVGWIAIIVLMAIEGDAGPNAYGASPKQLTA; via the coding sequence GTGCACTACTACGTCGACGTCATCAAGCGCTACGCGGACTTCTCCGGCCGTGCGCGCCGCCAGGAGTACTGGATGTTCGTCCTGTGCAGCATCCCGATCATGGCCGTGCTGATCGCGGTCGACTTCGGGCTCGGGAGCTACCCGGTCGTCTTCTACATCTACAACCTCGCCGTCTTCCTCCCCACCCTGGGCCTCAGCGTCCGGCGCCTGCACGACACGGGCAGGTCCGGCTGGTGGTACCTGGTCAGCCTCATCCCCTTCGTCGGCTGGATCGCGATCATCGTGCTGATGGCCATCGAGGGCGACGCCGGACCGAACGCGTACGGGGCGAGCCCCAAGCAGCTCACCGCCTGA
- a CDS encoding NADP-dependent isocitrate dehydrogenase, which yields MTDSTIIYTHTDEAPALATYSFLPVIQAYASTAGVNVETRDISLAGRIIAVFPEYLEESQRIADALAELGELAKTPEANIIKLPNVSASIPQLKAAVAELQGQGYALPDYPDDPKSDEEREIRARYDKIKGSAVNPVLREGNSDRRAPASVKNYAKAHPHRMGAWTPESKTNVATMGENDFRSTEKSAVIAEAGTLRIEHVAADGATTVLHESVPVLAGEVVDASVLHVDALRTFLNDQIERAKAEGVLFSVHLKATMMKVSDPIIFGHVVRAFFPKTFARYGETLAAAGLSPNDGLGTILNGLGALAEGDAIKASFDAEIAEGPALAMVDSDKGITNLHVPSDVIVDASMPAMIRTSGHMWGPDGAEADTLAVLPDSSYAGVYQVVIDDCRAHGAFDPSTMGSVPNVGLMAQKAEEYGSHDKTFEIAAAGTVRVVDAAGNVVLEQEVAAGDIFRACQAKDLPIQDWVKLAVTRARATGVPAVFWLDEDRAHDAQLIAKVKTYLAEHDTEGLTIEILSPVEATKYSLERIRRGEDTISVTGNVLRDYLTDLFPILELGTSAKMLSVVPLMAGGGLFETGAGGSAPKHVQQLVKENYLRWDSLGEFFALAASFEHLSTTTGNARAQVLADTLDRATGTFLNEDKSPTRRLGGIDNRGSHFYLALYWAQELAGQSDDAQLAAAFEPLAKTLAEQEQAIVAELIAVQGSPAEIGGYYQPDPAKAAAVMRPSATLNQALAILG from the coding sequence GTGACTGACTCGACCATCATCTACACGCACACTGACGAGGCCCCGGCCCTCGCGACGTATTCCTTCCTGCCTGTGATCCAGGCCTACGCGTCGACGGCCGGTGTGAATGTCGAGACCCGTGACATCTCCCTGGCCGGTCGGATCATCGCCGTCTTCCCCGAGTACCTCGAGGAGAGCCAGCGGATCGCCGACGCCCTCGCGGAGCTCGGCGAGCTGGCGAAGACCCCCGAAGCCAACATCATCAAGCTGCCCAACGTCTCGGCTTCGATCCCGCAGCTGAAGGCCGCGGTCGCCGAGCTCCAGGGCCAGGGCTACGCCCTCCCGGACTACCCGGACGACCCGAAGTCCGACGAGGAGCGCGAGATCCGCGCCCGCTACGACAAGATCAAGGGCAGCGCCGTCAACCCGGTCCTGCGCGAGGGCAACTCGGACCGCCGTGCCCCCGCCTCGGTGAAGAACTACGCCAAGGCCCACCCGCACCGCATGGGCGCCTGGACCCCCGAGTCGAAGACGAACGTCGCCACCATGGGCGAGAACGACTTCCGCTCCACCGAGAAGTCCGCCGTGATCGCCGAGGCCGGCACGCTCCGCATCGAGCACGTCGCCGCCGACGGCGCCACCACCGTCCTGCACGAGTCCGTACCGGTCCTCGCCGGTGAGGTCGTGGACGCGTCCGTACTGCACGTCGACGCCCTGCGCACCTTCCTGAACGACCAGATCGAGCGGGCCAAGGCCGAGGGCGTGCTGTTCTCGGTGCACCTCAAGGCCACCATGATGAAGGTCTCCGACCCGATCATCTTCGGCCACGTGGTCCGCGCCTTCTTCCCGAAGACCTTCGCGCGCTACGGCGAGACCCTCGCCGCCGCCGGCCTGTCCCCCAACGACGGCCTCGGCACCATCCTGAACGGCCTGGGCGCCCTCGCCGAGGGTGACGCGATCAAGGCCTCCTTCGACGCCGAGATCGCCGAGGGCCCGGCCCTCGCGATGGTCGACTCCGACAAGGGCATCACCAACCTGCACGTGCCGTCCGACGTCATCGTCGACGCCTCGATGCCGGCCATGATCCGCACCTCCGGCCACATGTGGGGCCCGGACGGCGCCGAGGCCGACACCCTCGCCGTCCTCCCGGACAGCAGCTACGCCGGCGTGTACCAGGTCGTCATCGACGACTGCCGCGCGCACGGCGCGTTCGACCCGTCCACCATGGGCTCGGTGCCGAACGTCGGCCTGATGGCCCAGAAGGCCGAGGAGTACGGCAGCCACGACAAGACCTTCGAGATCGCCGCCGCGGGCACCGTCCGCGTCGTCGACGCCGCGGGCAACGTGGTCCTGGAGCAGGAGGTCGCCGCCGGCGACATCTTCCGCGCCTGCCAGGCCAAGGACCTGCCGATCCAGGACTGGGTCAAGCTCGCCGTCACCCGCGCCCGCGCCACCGGCGTCCCGGCCGTCTTCTGGCTCGACGAGGACCGGGCGCACGACGCGCAGCTGATCGCCAAGGTCAAGACGTACCTCGCCGAGCACGACACCGAGGGTCTGACCATCGAGATCCTCTCCCCGGTCGAGGCCACCAAGTACTCCCTGGAGCGCATCCGCCGCGGCGAGGACACCATCTCGGTGACCGGCAACGTGCTGCGCGACTACCTGACCGACCTCTTCCCGATCCTGGAGCTGGGCACCAGCGCCAAGATGCTGTCGGTCGTCCCGCTGATGGCGGGCGGCGGCCTCTTCGAGACGGGCGCCGGCGGCTCCGCGCCGAAGCACGTGCAGCAGCTCGTCAAGGAGAACTACCTCCGCTGGGACAGCCTCGGCGAGTTCTTCGCCCTGGCCGCCAGCTTCGAGCACCTGTCCACCACCACGGGCAACGCCCGCGCCCAGGTGCTGGCCGACACCCTGGACCGCGCCACCGGCACCTTCCTCAACGAGGACAAGTCGCCGACCCGTCGCCTCGGCGGCATCGACAACCGCGGCAGCCACTTCTACCTCGCCCTGTACTGGGCGCAGGAGCTGGCCGGCCAGAGCGACGACGCGCAGCTGGCCGCGGCCTTCGAGCCGCTCGCCAAGACGCTGGCCGAGCAGGAGCAGGCCATCGTCGCCGAGCTCATCGCCGTGCAGGGCTCCCCGGCCGAGATCGGTGGCTACTACCAGCCCGACCCGGCCAAGGCCGCCGCGGTGATGCGTCCGTCCGCGACGCTGAACCAGGCGCTCGCGATCCTGGGCTGA
- a CDS encoding glycoside hydrolase family 71 protein, with protein sequence MTANRRANRPRRPSHRRRPWLRGRRPLLALLISVFLLVGVRAATGIAWDRLPTPARPEATPSAEPRGQAGGGGGARPAGALPFDLPAPAALRSAAAGGKLVFAHYFTPYPLSLDNASADADYYTRNYLDPDGENGKHERYGGLLRDRPLPVPPQDDGSWEYANLQQEVRTARDAGIDGFTLDLLSLSGKHRERAGLLMRAAHAVDPAFKIMLMPDMTSLDTDDPAVVADALAALAMAPAAHRLGDGRLVVSPFKAEQKSPDWWRRALDLLQSRHGVRTAFVPLFLDFAAHNEAFAPLSYGFSEWGSRSYAGQEGAAADVRRAHGAGKIWMQPVSVQDARPNQGIYDEAGNTATLRSTWTHAIEDGADWVQLTTWNDYSEGSQFAPSLHNGYAYLDLSSYYLTRFKTGGWPEIVRDTLYLTSRTQFADADPTGDQSLVMALRKGSAAPRDTVEVLSFLTAPGTVRTAVGPARAEHGAPAGVHAELLPLRPGTSSAEVVRDGKGAARVELPYPVDHEVPVQDLQYYAATSGRPA encoded by the coding sequence ATGACAGCGAACCGGCGAGCGAACCGCCCCCGGCGCCCCTCGCACCGGCGCCGGCCCTGGTTACGGGGGCGCAGGCCCCTGCTCGCCCTCCTGATCTCCGTCTTCCTCCTCGTCGGCGTCCGCGCCGCGACCGGTATCGCCTGGGACCGCCTCCCCACCCCCGCCCGCCCGGAGGCCACGCCCTCCGCCGAGCCCCGGGGCCAGGCCGGTGGCGGAGGGGGCGCACGCCCCGCCGGGGCCCTGCCCTTCGACCTGCCGGCGCCGGCCGCGCTGCGCTCCGCGGCGGCGGGCGGCAAGCTCGTGTTCGCCCACTACTTCACCCCCTACCCGCTCTCCCTGGACAACGCGAGCGCCGACGCGGACTACTACACCCGCAACTACCTCGACCCCGACGGCGAGAACGGCAAGCACGAGCGGTACGGCGGCCTGCTGCGCGACCGCCCGCTGCCCGTCCCGCCCCAGGACGACGGCAGCTGGGAGTACGCCAACCTCCAGCAGGAGGTGCGCACCGCCCGCGACGCGGGCATCGACGGCTTCACCCTCGACCTGCTCTCCCTCTCCGGGAAGCACCGGGAGCGCGCCGGCCTCCTCATGCGGGCGGCCCACGCCGTCGACCCCGCCTTCAAGATCATGCTGATGCCGGACATGACCTCGCTGGACACCGACGACCCCGCCGTGGTCGCCGACGCCCTGGCCGCGCTCGCCATGGCCCCCGCCGCGCACCGGCTCGGCGACGGCCGGCTCGTCGTGTCCCCGTTCAAGGCCGAGCAGAAGAGCCCCGACTGGTGGCGCCGGGCCTTGGACCTCCTCCAGTCCCGGCACGGTGTCCGGACCGCCTTCGTCCCCCTCTTCCTCGACTTCGCCGCGCACAACGAGGCCTTCGCGCCCCTCAGTTACGGGTTCTCGGAGTGGGGCAGCCGCAGCTACGCCGGCCAGGAGGGCGCCGCCGCCGACGTCCGGCGGGCCCACGGCGCGGGCAAGATCTGGATGCAGCCCGTGTCCGTCCAGGACGCCCGCCCCAACCAGGGGATCTACGACGAGGCCGGCAACACCGCCACCCTGCGCTCGACTTGGACCCACGCCATCGAGGACGGCGCCGACTGGGTGCAGCTGACCACCTGGAACGACTACTCCGAGGGCAGCCAGTTCGCCCCGTCCCTGCACAACGGGTACGCGTACCTGGACCTCAGCTCGTACTACCTGACCCGCTTCAAGACCGGCGGCTGGCCGGAGATCGTCCGCGACACGCTCTACCTCACCTCCCGCACCCAGTTCGCGGACGCGGACCCGACGGGCGACCAGTCGCTGGTGATGGCCCTCCGCAAGGGCAGCGCCGCCCCCCGGGACACCGTGGAGGTGCTCAGCTTCCTGACGGCGCCCGGGACCGTCCGTACCGCGGTCGGCCCCGCCCGGGCGGAACACGGGGCCCCGGCCGGCGTCCACGCCGAACTGCTCCCGCTGCGGCCCGGGACCAGCTCGGCGGAGGTGGTGCGCGACGGGAAGGGCGCGGCGCGGGTGGAGCTGCCGTACCCGGTGGACCACGAGGTGCCGGTGCAGGACCTCCAGTACTACGCGGCGACCAGCGGCCGTCCGGCGTAA
- a CDS encoding aminotransferase class V-fold PLP-dependent enzyme, whose protein sequence is MTAPSAPSAPPAFPGGPGLFRLDPAVAHLNHGSYGAVPVPVQEAQEAFRAQAHADPDAFFSAVPERLAGARERIAARLGTDPDGLALISNATEGANLALDAIPLAEGDEVLVTDHGYGTVVAAAARRARVTTVALDPRLPDEDAVRETVLAALTPRTKVALLDHVSSPTARLIAGPRLLAELSARGITTVVDGAHTPGMLAEPVAAGADFWFGNLHKWGYAPSGTALLAVAPAHRARVRSLAPSWQDHHGFPRSVEYRATADYTGWLAAPEGLDLIERLGAAEVRAHNSALAAYGAELLARIPGLTLLPHTPGLALRSLLLPPGTAETQDAAVAMREELAAKLRIRVLVWPRPGGGGIRVCGQIYNRAEEYERLAAALPAFLG, encoded by the coding sequence GTGACCGCGCCGTCCGCCCCTTCCGCCCCGCCCGCCTTCCCCGGCGGCCCCGGCCTCTTCCGGCTGGACCCCGCCGTCGCCCACCTCAACCACGGCTCCTACGGGGCGGTCCCGGTCCCGGTCCAGGAGGCGCAGGAGGCCTTCCGGGCGCAGGCCCACGCCGACCCCGACGCCTTCTTCAGCGCCGTCCCCGAGCGGCTGGCCGGAGCCCGGGAGCGGATCGCGGCCCGGCTGGGCACCGACCCGGACGGCCTCGCCCTCATCTCCAACGCCACCGAGGGCGCCAACCTCGCCCTCGACGCCATCCCCCTCGCCGAGGGCGACGAGGTCCTGGTCACCGACCACGGCTACGGCACCGTCGTCGCGGCCGCCGCCCGCCGTGCCCGCGTCACCACCGTCGCCCTGGACCCGCGCCTCCCCGACGAGGACGCCGTACGAGAAACCGTGCTGGCCGCGCTCACGCCCCGCACCAAGGTGGCCCTGCTCGACCACGTCAGCTCGCCCACCGCCCGCCTCATCGCCGGGCCCCGGCTCCTCGCCGAGCTCTCCGCGCGCGGGATCACCACCGTCGTCGACGGCGCCCACACCCCGGGCATGCTGGCCGAGCCGGTCGCCGCCGGCGCCGACTTCTGGTTCGGGAACCTGCACAAGTGGGGCTACGCCCCCTCCGGTACCGCCCTGCTCGCCGTGGCCCCCGCCCACCGGGCCCGGGTCCGCTCGCTCGCGCCGTCCTGGCAGGACCACCACGGTTTCCCGCGCTCCGTCGAGTACCGCGCCACCGCCGACTACACCGGCTGGCTGGCCGCCCCCGAGGGCCTCGACCTCATCGAGCGGCTCGGCGCCGCCGAGGTCCGCGCCCACAACAGCGCCCTCGCCGCCTACGGAGCGGAGCTGCTGGCCCGGATCCCCGGCCTGACCCTGCTCCCGCACACCCCGGGCCTGGCCCTGCGCTCCCTGCTGCTGCCGCCCGGCACCGCCGAGACCCAGGACGCCGCCGTGGCCATGCGCGAGGAACTCGCGGCGAAGCTCCGTATCCGGGTGCTGGTCTGGCCCCGGCCGGGCGGCGGCGGCATCCGGGTCTGCGGGCAGATCTACAACCGGGCCGAGGAGTACGAGCGCCTCGCCGCCGCCCTGCCCGCCTTCCTGGGGTGA
- the cobF gene encoding precorrin-6A synthase (deacetylating), with the protein MKKFSVIGIGAGDPDHLTLQAVRAIGAADAFLILEKGEEKSDLTGLRRAMLDAHARPGHRLVEGRDPDRDRTPADYTPTVDGWRSARAEIFERFIAEDLAEGETGAFLVWGDPSLYDSTLAILDEVLEHGRVAFEHEVVPGISSVSALLARHRTNLNRVGRPVQITTGRRLAEGWPQDVDDVVVMLDARHAFTAHLDQDLFIYWGAYVGTPDEILVSGKLAEVSGRIEELRTEARARKGWIMDTYLLRRL; encoded by the coding sequence GTGAAGAAGTTCTCAGTCATCGGCATAGGCGCGGGCGACCCTGACCACCTGACCCTCCAGGCGGTCCGGGCGATCGGCGCGGCGGACGCATTCCTCATCCTGGAGAAGGGGGAGGAGAAGTCGGATCTGACCGGTTTGCGGCGCGCGATGCTCGACGCCCACGCCCGTCCCGGCCACCGGCTGGTGGAGGGCCGCGATCCGGACCGCGACCGCACCCCGGCCGACTACACCCCGACCGTGGACGGCTGGCGCAGCGCGCGGGCCGAGATCTTCGAGCGGTTCATCGCCGAGGACCTGGCGGAGGGCGAGACCGGGGCCTTCCTCGTGTGGGGCGACCCCTCCCTGTACGACTCCACCCTCGCGATCCTCGACGAGGTCCTGGAGCACGGCCGGGTGGCCTTCGAGCACGAGGTGGTGCCCGGCATCAGCAGTGTGTCGGCGCTGCTGGCCAGGCACCGGACCAATCTGAACCGGGTCGGCCGGCCGGTCCAGATCACCACCGGGCGCCGGCTCGCGGAGGGCTGGCCTCAGGACGTGGACGACGTGGTGGTGATGCTGGACGCCCGGCACGCCTTCACCGCCCACCTCGACCAGGACCTCTTCATCTACTGGGGTGCCTACGTCGGCACGCCGGACGAGATCCTGGTCTCGGGGAAGCTGGCGGAGGTGTCCGGCCGCATCGAGGAGCTGCGGACCGAGGCCCGCGCCCGCAAGGGCTGGATCATGGACACCTACCTGCTCAGGCGCCTCTGA
- a CDS encoding (Fe-S)-binding protein, with translation MRAALFVTCVNDALYPRTGIAVVRLLERLGVEVDFPAAQTCCGQPQYNTGYRHEAEPLLRRTAEAFAGYDHVVTPSGSCAAMIRTHYPRIGALARQEGRGGALADLAEGLVPRVHELTEFLVDVLGVTDVGAYFPHTVTYHPSCHGLRSLGLGERPRRLLAAVKGLELLELPGAEECCGFGGTFAVKNPDVSTAMGTDKITAARATGAEVLCGADNSCLAHLGGILHRAGDPLRTLHLAEILAATEEDPLP, from the coding sequence ATGCGAGCCGCCCTGTTCGTCACCTGCGTCAACGACGCGCTCTACCCCCGCACGGGCATCGCCGTCGTACGGCTGCTGGAGCGGCTCGGAGTCGAGGTGGACTTCCCGGCCGCCCAGACCTGCTGCGGTCAGCCGCAGTACAACACCGGCTACCGCCACGAGGCCGAACCGCTGCTGCGCCGCACCGCCGAGGCCTTCGCGGGCTACGACCACGTGGTCACCCCCTCCGGCTCATGCGCCGCGATGATCCGTACGCACTACCCCCGCATCGGCGCCCTCGCGCGGCAGGAGGGACGGGGCGGCGCACTGGCGGACCTCGCGGAGGGCCTCGTACCCCGCGTCCACGAGCTGACCGAGTTCCTCGTCGACGTACTCGGCGTCACCGACGTCGGCGCCTACTTCCCGCACACCGTCACGTACCACCCCTCTTGCCACGGCCTGCGCTCCCTCGGCCTCGGCGAGCGCCCCAGACGGCTGCTGGCCGCCGTCAAGGGCCTCGAACTGCTCGAGCTGCCCGGCGCCGAGGAGTGCTGCGGCTTCGGCGGCACCTTCGCGGTCAAGAACCCGGACGTGTCCACCGCGATGGGCACCGACAAGATCACGGCAGCCCGGGCCACCGGCGCCGAGGTGCTGTGCGGGGCCGACAACTCCTGCCTCGCCCACCTCGGCGGCATCCTCCACCGCGCCGGCGACCCGCTGCGCACCCTGCACCTCGCCGAGATCCTGGCCGCCACGGAGGAGGATCCCCTGCCATGA
- a CDS encoding lactate utilization protein B produces MTGTHLGMPAFPPFPAAAREGVRDGVLRANLRHATHTIRDKRARAVAELADWDRLRAAGKAVKDHTLRHLDRYLLELEAAVTAAGGTVHWAADADEANRIVTDLVRATGEREVVKVKSMATQETGLNEALEAAGIAAYETDLAELIVQLGHDRPSHILVPAIHRNRGEIRDIFRSEMGGWGRPAPEDLGDDPRELAEAARLHLREKFLRAKVAVSGANFMVAETGTMVVLESEGNGRMCLTLPETLISVVGIEKVVPTFRDLEIFLQTLPRSSTAERMNPYTTMWTGLGPSKGADGDGPSAFHLVLLDNGRTDTLADETGRQALRCIRCSACLNVCPVYERAGGHAYGSVYPGPIGAILSPQLRGTGSPIDATLPYASTLCGACYEVCPVAIDIPEVLVHLRERVVQGGPVTREGVRVRIRPARGHTAERAAMRAARLLLERPGALRAGERLLSRARRLRPRRLPGPGRAWTDSRELPGIPAESFRDWWARERGDRG; encoded by the coding sequence ATGACCGGTACCCACCTCGGCATGCCCGCCTTCCCGCCCTTCCCCGCCGCCGCCCGCGAGGGCGTACGGGACGGCGTACTGCGCGCCAACCTCCGCCACGCCACCCACACCATCCGGGACAAGCGGGCCCGCGCGGTCGCCGAACTCGCCGACTGGGACCGGCTGCGGGCGGCGGGCAAGGCCGTCAAGGACCACACGCTCCGCCACCTCGACCGCTACCTGCTGGAACTGGAGGCCGCGGTCACCGCCGCCGGCGGCACCGTGCACTGGGCGGCCGACGCCGACGAGGCCAACCGGATCGTGACGGACCTGGTCCGCGCCACGGGGGAGCGGGAGGTCGTCAAGGTCAAGTCCATGGCCACCCAGGAGACCGGACTCAACGAGGCCCTGGAAGCCGCCGGGATCGCCGCCTACGAGACCGACCTCGCCGAGCTGATCGTCCAGCTCGGCCACGACCGGCCCTCGCACATCCTGGTCCCCGCCATCCACCGCAACCGGGGCGAGATCCGCGACATCTTCCGCTCCGAGATGGGCGGTTGGGGCAGGCCGGCCCCCGAGGACCTCGGCGACGACCCGCGCGAACTCGCCGAAGCCGCCCGCCTCCACCTGCGCGAGAAGTTCCTGCGCGCCAAAGTGGCCGTCTCCGGCGCCAACTTCATGGTCGCCGAGACCGGCACGATGGTCGTCCTCGAATCCGAGGGCAACGGACGGATGTGCCTCACCCTGCCCGAGACCCTCATCTCGGTCGTCGGCATCGAGAAGGTGGTGCCCACCTTCCGCGACCTGGAGATCTTCCTCCAGACCCTGCCGCGATCCTCCACCGCCGAACGGATGAACCCGTACACCACCATGTGGACCGGGCTGGGGCCATCGAAGGGGGCGGACGGCGACGGCCCCTCCGCCTTCCACCTGGTCCTCCTCGACAACGGCCGCACCGACACCCTCGCCGACGAGACCGGCCGCCAGGCCCTGCGCTGCATCCGCTGCTCCGCCTGCCTGAACGTCTGCCCCGTCTACGAACGCGCCGGAGGCCACGCCTACGGCTCCGTCTACCCGGGCCCCATCGGCGCCATCCTCAGCCCCCAACTGCGCGGCACCGGCAGCCCGATCGACGCCACCCTGCCCTACGCCTCCACCCTGTGCGGGGCCTGCTACGAGGTCTGCCCCGTGGCCATCGACATCCCCGAGGTCCTCGTCCACCTGCGCGAACGGGTGGTCCAGGGCGGCCCGGTGACCCGCGAGGGCGTGCGCGTACGCATCCGGCCGGCGCGCGGACACACCGCCGAACGGGCCGCCATGCGCGCCGCCCGGCTCCTCCTGGAGCGCCCGGGCGCCCTGCGCGCGGGGGAGCGGCTGCTGTCCCGTGCCCGCCGGCTGCGCCCGCGCCGGCTCCCGGGACCGGGCCGGGCCTGGACCGACAGCCGCGAACTGCCCGGCATCCCGGCGGAATCCTTCCGCGACTGGTGGGCCCGGGAACGGGGGGACCGAGGGTGA
- a CDS encoding LUD domain-containing protein, with the protein MTSKDRILARIRRAASGPDAEVPRDYLRVHGARTPAESADLLAANLTEYRAKVHRADEEGLPALLARLLAERGSATVLVPPALPPHWLSAADVTRVHDRAASTPQELDGVDSVVTGCALAVAETGTLVLDGGPDQGRRRITLIPDHHICVVRVPGQVVDSVPQALERLDPTRPLTWISGPSATSDIELDRVEGVHGPRTLEVVLLGAQ; encoded by the coding sequence GTGACCAGCAAGGACCGCATCCTGGCCCGCATCCGCCGGGCCGCCTCCGGCCCGGACGCCGAGGTCCCCCGGGACTACCTGCGGGTCCACGGCGCCCGCACCCCGGCCGAGAGCGCCGACCTGCTCGCCGCCAACCTCACCGAGTACCGGGCGAAGGTCCACCGCGCCGACGAGGAAGGCCTGCCGGCGCTGCTGGCGCGGCTGCTCGCCGAACGCGGCTCCGCCACGGTCCTGGTCCCGCCCGCCCTGCCCCCGCACTGGCTCTCCGCGGCCGACGTGACCCGCGTCCACGACCGCGCGGCCTCCACCCCGCAGGAACTGGACGGCGTCGACAGCGTGGTCACCGGCTGCGCCCTGGCCGTCGCCGAGACCGGCACCCTCGTCCTCGACGGCGGCCCCGACCAGGGGCGGCGCCGCATCACCCTGATCCCGGACCACCACATCTGCGTAGTCCGCGTCCCCGGCCAGGTCGTGGACTCCGTCCCGCAGGCCCTCGAACGCCTCGACCCCACCCGCCCGCTGACCTGGATCTCGGGCCCCTCGGCCACCAGCGACATCGAACTGGACCGGGTGGAGGGGGTCCACGGTCCCCGCACCCTGGAAGTCGTCCTCCTCGGCGCACAATAG
- a CDS encoding VOC family protein, translated as MPSHIALTALVVHDYDEAIDFYTRALGFELAEDTARPDGSRWVVVRPPGAKESALLLARAKDEAQRSRVGDQTGGRVGFFLYTDDFAADHARMTAEGVRFLEEPRHEPYGSVAVFEDLYGNRWDLLQPAA; from the coding sequence ATGCCATCCCACATCGCCCTCACCGCCCTCGTGGTCCACGACTACGACGAGGCCATCGACTTCTACACCCGCGCCCTCGGCTTCGAACTCGCCGAGGACACGGCCCGCCCGGACGGCTCCCGCTGGGTCGTGGTCCGCCCGCCCGGCGCCAAGGAGTCCGCCCTGCTGCTGGCCCGCGCCAAGGACGAGGCCCAGCGCTCCCGCGTCGGCGACCAGACGGGCGGCCGGGTCGGCTTCTTCCTCTACACCGACGACTTCGCCGCCGACCACGCCCGGATGACCGCCGAGGGAGTCCGCTTCCTCGAGGAGCCGCGCCACGAGCCGTACGGCTCCGTCGCCGTCTTCGAGGACCTCTACGGCAACCGCTGGGACCTGCTCCAGCCGGCCGCGTAA